The Candidatus Limnocylindrales bacterium genome has a segment encoding these proteins:
- a CDS encoding DsbA family protein translates to MEEVKLYFDYKSPFAYLAKDPAFELANRFELAVRWIPFILRIKGKGERSIYSEYKARYSYLDARRWANRRGGFPIKGPLKIYDSVPSLIGGLFAMRHGFFRRYTDEVYSRFFDRRLEIDRPDDVAALIDELGQSGAGYREYLAGSGPAEFEACQQEAAGDHIFGVPIFVFRGEPFWGHDRMPLLEERLAEAGLLRPDAGANTASGAGLPGSGTSNGKGEA, encoded by the coding sequence GTGGAAGAGGTAAAGTTATACTTTGATTACAAGAGTCCATTTGCCTATCTCGCAAAGGATCCTGCGTTCGAGCTGGCAAATCGCTTCGAGCTGGCCGTGCGCTGGATCCCGTTCATCCTGAGGATCAAGGGCAAGGGCGAGCGCAGCATCTATTCCGAGTACAAGGCGCGCTACTCGTACCTGGACGCGCGGCGCTGGGCGAATCGCCGCGGAGGGTTCCCGATCAAGGGGCCGCTCAAGATCTACGACTCGGTGCCGTCGCTGATCGGCGGCCTCTTCGCGATGCGCCACGGTTTCTTCCGCCGCTACACCGACGAGGTTTACTCCCGGTTCTTTGACCGACGGCTCGAGATCGATCGGCCGGACGACGTGGCTGCGCTGATCGACGAGCTCGGCCAGAGCGGCGCCGGGTATCGCGAGTATCTCGCCGGCAGCGGGCCCGCCGAGTTCGAGGCCTGCCAGCAGGAGGCTGCGGGCGACCACATCTTCGGCGTTCCGATCTTCGTGTTTCGCGGCGAGCCGTTCTGGGGCCACGACCGGATGCCGCTGCTCGAGGAGCGGCTCGCCGAGGCTGGGTTGCTGCGGCCGGATGCCGGTGCGAACACCGCATCCGGTGCCGGACTGCCCGGCAGCGGCACCAGCAACGGAAAAGGAGAAGCGTGA
- a CDS encoding N-acyl homoserine lactonase family protein, whose product MEMSDSASKATRAHGSDRMHVYAFSCGWLASDMAGFVAGAPGRVKVPVPAFLIDHPKGRVLFDTGMHPAAGTDPDTRLGALSPMFDVFFGEDENVASRLAALDVDAARVDRVILSHLHFDHAGGVELLPNARLVVQRREWEAGGDADLAARCGFDRKDYDLGHDVELVDGEHDVFGDGRVVCIPTHGHTPGHQSLRIRMDDGTDVVLCSDACYLKRNLDEMMLPSVVFSKRQMTASLEKLAALRAAGATMVYGHDPENWATVVQAPLDFRVA is encoded by the coding sequence ATGGAGATGTCCGACAGTGCGAGCAAGGCGACGAGGGCGCACGGATCCGACCGCATGCATGTTTACGCATTTTCGTGCGGCTGGCTGGCAAGCGACATGGCCGGATTCGTCGCGGGAGCTCCAGGCCGCGTCAAGGTGCCCGTGCCGGCATTCCTGATCGACCATCCGAAAGGCCGCGTGCTGTTCGATACCGGCATGCATCCGGCGGCCGGCACCGACCCCGACACGCGTCTCGGCGCGCTGTCGCCGATGTTCGACGTGTTCTTCGGCGAGGACGAGAACGTCGCGTCGCGCCTGGCGGCGCTCGACGTCGACGCCGCGCGCGTCGACCGCGTGATTCTTTCGCACCTGCACTTCGATCACGCCGGCGGCGTCGAGCTGCTGCCCAATGCGCGCCTCGTCGTGCAGCGCCGCGAGTGGGAAGCCGGCGGCGACGCCGATCTTGCCGCGCGCTGCGGCTTCGATCGCAAGGACTACGACCTCGGCCACGACGTCGAGCTCGTCGACGGCGAGCACGACGTGTTCGGCGACGGTCGCGTCGTCTGCATTCCGACGCACGGGCATACGCCGGGACATCAGTCGCTGCGCATCCGCATGGACGACGGCACGGACGTCGTGCTGTGCTCGGACGCCTGTTATCTCAAGCGCAACCTCGACGAGATGATGCTGCCGAGCGTGGTCTTCAGCAAGCGGCAGATGACCGCGTCGCTCGAGAAGCTCGCGGCGCTGCGCGCGGCCGGCGCGACGATGGTCTACGGCCACGACCCCGAAAACTGGGCGACCGTCGTGCAGGCGCCGCTGGATTTCCGAGTGGCATGA
- the ilvA gene encoding threonine ammonia-lyase, biosynthetic — MSASLSDYLERSLNAAVYDVAIETALEPLTRLSVRAGSEVLLKREDTQPVFSFKVRGAYNKMVRLSPEALARGVVAASAGNHAQGVALAAQRLGCPAWIVMPVTTPTIKIDAVRARGANAELVGETYADAAAHALVMATERGLTFVHPYDDPDVIAGQGTIGLEILRQAGRRLDAVFIPIGGGGLAAGVGAVVKRLRPDVRVIGVEPDDADSMARSIREGKRVVLDQVGLFADGVAVRQVGEETFRICREVLDDVVVVGNDAICAAIKDVFEDTRTVLEPAGALSIAGLKVWADREGVRGRRLVAIASGANMNFDRLRHVAERADVGEQREALFAVTIPEKPGSFRAFCTLLGKRRITEFNYRFSDPGEAHVFVGVEISDGSERSALVAMLHRAGLPALDLSDDETSKLHIRHMVGGRAVVPDEVLYRFEFPERPGALARFLEAVSQGCNISLFHYRNHGADYGRVLVGVQVGAAGSHEAFRRRLDDLGFEYFEETRNPAYRLFARGDTDHTNQGK, encoded by the coding sequence ATGAGCGCTTCGCTCTCCGACTACCTCGAGCGCAGCCTGAACGCGGCCGTCTACGACGTCGCGATCGAGACCGCGCTCGAGCCTCTGACCAGGCTGTCGGTGCGCGCCGGCTCCGAAGTCCTGCTCAAGCGCGAGGACACGCAGCCGGTCTTCTCGTTCAAGGTTCGCGGCGCGTACAACAAGATGGTGCGGCTTTCGCCCGAGGCGCTCGCGCGCGGCGTGGTTGCCGCGTCGGCAGGAAATCATGCGCAGGGCGTTGCGCTGGCTGCGCAGCGGCTCGGATGCCCGGCGTGGATCGTGATGCCGGTGACGACGCCGACGATCAAGATCGACGCCGTGCGCGCACGCGGCGCGAATGCCGAGCTCGTCGGTGAGACGTATGCAGACGCCGCTGCCCATGCGCTCGTGATGGCCACCGAGCGCGGACTCACGTTCGTGCATCCGTACGACGATCCCGACGTGATCGCCGGTCAGGGAACGATCGGGCTCGAGATCCTTCGCCAAGCCGGACGGCGTCTCGATGCCGTGTTCATTCCGATCGGCGGCGGCGGCCTCGCGGCCGGCGTCGGTGCCGTCGTCAAGCGCCTGCGGCCCGACGTGCGCGTGATCGGCGTCGAGCCCGACGATGCGGATTCGATGGCGCGCTCGATCCGCGAAGGAAAGCGGGTCGTGCTCGACCAGGTCGGCCTGTTCGCCGACGGCGTCGCCGTGCGCCAGGTCGGCGAAGAGACGTTCCGGATCTGCCGCGAAGTCCTCGACGATGTGGTCGTCGTCGGCAACGATGCGATCTGCGCTGCGATCAAGGACGTATTCGAGGACACGCGCACGGTGCTCGAGCCCGCCGGTGCGCTTTCGATTGCCGGGCTCAAGGTGTGGGCGGATCGCGAAGGCGTGCGCGGACGGCGCCTCGTCGCGATTGCGTCGGGCGCGAACATGAACTTCGACCGGCTCCGCCACGTCGCCGAGCGCGCCGACGTCGGCGAGCAGCGCGAGGCGCTGTTCGCCGTGACGATTCCGGAAAAGCCCGGCAGCTTCCGTGCGTTCTGCACGCTGCTCGGCAAACGCCGCATCACCGAGTTCAACTACCGGTTCTCGGATCCCGGCGAGGCCCACGTGTTCGTCGGTGTCGAGATCAGCGACGGCAGCGAACGATCCGCGCTGGTCGCGATGCTGCATCGCGCCGGCCTGCCGGCGCTCGATCTTTCCGACGACGAGACGAGCAAGCTGCACATCCGTCACATGGTCGGAGGCCGCGCCGTGGTGCCCGACGAAGTCCTCTATCGTTTCGAGTTCCCGGAGCGGCCCGGCGCGCTCGCGCGCTTCCTCGAGGCCGTCAGCCAGGGCTGCAACATCTCGCTCTTTCACTATCGCAATCACGGCGCGGACTACGGCCGCGTGCTGGTCGGCGTGCAGGTCGGCGCGGCGGGCAGCCACGAGGCGTTCCGGCGTCGCCTCGACGATCTCGGATTCGAGTATTTCGAGGAGACACGAAATCCCGCCTACCGGCTGTTCGCGCGCGGCGATACCGACCATACGAACCAGGGGAAATAG
- a CDS encoding DUF2461 domain-containing protein — translation MPAKPAHKPSKKPARTPAKKSEQKKLQPAAAAPRKPGKPAAPRKAGNVAAPPFAGFPKDFLAFFRELAKNNERTWFAANKQRYLDSIQAPLRSFVIAMDVPLGRFADCFVADTRSIFRIYNDMRFHEAKPYKEHAACQFRHEAGKDAHAPGFYVHFEPKEVFFGGGIWRPPGPQLRQVREAIAADPERWNSITRAPAFRRRFGAVEGDSLKRPPQGFDPDHPAIEDLKRTSFFAVQTVKPDVIQSKDFVREVAKSFEALAPFMEFLTEAVELPFHRGD, via the coding sequence ATGCCCGCGAAGCCGGCACACAAACCCTCGAAGAAGCCCGCCCGGACGCCTGCGAAGAAGTCAGAACAGAAGAAGCTGCAGCCGGCGGCCGCCGCGCCGCGAAAGCCCGGCAAACCGGCGGCGCCGCGAAAGGCAGGCAACGTCGCCGCGCCGCCGTTCGCCGGGTTCCCGAAAGACTTCCTCGCGTTCTTCCGCGAGCTCGCGAAGAACAACGAGCGGACGTGGTTTGCCGCCAACAAGCAGCGCTATCTCGATTCGATCCAGGCCCCGCTGCGTTCGTTCGTCATCGCCATGGACGTGCCGCTCGGCAGGTTCGCCGACTGTTTCGTTGCGGACACGCGCTCGATCTTCCGCATCTACAACGACATGCGCTTCCATGAGGCGAAGCCTTACAAGGAACACGCTGCGTGCCAGTTCCGGCATGAAGCCGGCAAGGACGCGCACGCGCCCGGCTTTTACGTGCACTTCGAGCCGAAGGAAGTCTTCTTCGGCGGCGGCATCTGGCGTCCGCCGGGACCGCAGCTTCGTCAGGTGCGCGAGGCGATCGCGGCCGATCCCGAACGCTGGAACAGCATCACGCGCGCGCCGGCGTTCCGCCGCCGCTTCGGAGCCGTCGAAGGCGACAGCCTGAAGAGGCCGCCGCAGGGCTTCGATCCGGACCATCCGGCCATCGAAGATCTCAAGCGTACGAGCTTTTTCGCAGTCCAGACGGTGAAGCCCGACGTGATCCAGTCGAAGGACTTCGTGCGCGAAGTCGCGAAGTCGTTCGAGGCGCTGGCGCCGTTCATGGAATTTCTGACCGAGGCCGTCGAGCTGCCGTTCCATCGCGGCGACTGA
- a CDS encoding sialate O-acetylesterase — translation MKRIFTAHRGLSLLAALSLFSIATPSSAVVEMINGYDHGLPIKLFDEHMVLQRDANDPVWGTAAPGEHVTVTIASQTKETDAAPNGTWRVVLDPVSAGGPYEMVVAGASNTLTFGDILFGDVWLMAGQSNLMIHRPFPGVMADNPDSRVFKRTWFDRVGGIPFHFARSMTEELGIPVAVLQCTARGSSGLARTWIAPEGADLGDQVIADIIATGNFGQSYEASVVRDEGFKIKGFIWWQGESDTRSRNDPGEEYAHVLPAVVQSWRHMWQDDTLPFLFMMEPVGGGMLAEQTVPDPLPDPNYTPQQSAHMRQAFIRALRIPNTQVITNADLVAGLHPRDREGYLQRIVDAVMGFVYGAPIIFAGPTYQGMSIESGNHVRIRFRPGTATGLQARGGPLQGFSISGDGVTFTWATNAQIEGEEVVVWSDDVPSPTIVRYGYHKEYGFANLANGAGMGAPTFTTDAEPYE, via the coding sequence TTGAAACGCATTTTTACCGCTCATCGCGGGCTCTCGCTTCTGGCCGCGCTGTCACTCTTTTCCATTGCCACGCCGTCATCGGCCGTCGTGGAGATGATCAACGGGTACGACCACGGCCTGCCGATCAAGCTGTTCGACGAGCACATGGTCCTGCAGCGCGACGCGAACGATCCGGTGTGGGGCACGGCGGCTCCCGGCGAACACGTCACCGTCACCATCGCCTCCCAGACCAAAGAGACGGATGCGGCCCCGAACGGAACCTGGCGGGTCGTCCTCGATCCGGTTTCGGCCGGCGGGCCCTACGAGATGGTCGTTGCCGGAGCCAGCAATACGCTGACGTTCGGCGACATCCTGTTCGGCGACGTCTGGCTCATGGCCGGCCAGTCGAACCTGATGATCCACCGCCCGTTTCCGGGCGTGATGGCCGACAATCCCGATTCGCGCGTGTTCAAGCGCACGTGGTTCGACCGCGTCGGCGGCATCCCGTTCCACTTCGCAAGGTCGATGACCGAAGAGCTCGGCATTCCCGTTGCCGTGCTGCAATGCACCGCGCGCGGTTCGTCGGGCCTTGCCCGCACGTGGATCGCCCCGGAGGGAGCCGACCTGGGCGATCAGGTCATCGCCGACATCATTGCGACCGGGAACTTCGGGCAGAGCTACGAAGCCTCCGTCGTTCGCGACGAAGGTTTCAAGATCAAGGGATTCATCTGGTGGCAGGGCGAGAGCGATACGCGAAGCCGCAACGATCCGGGCGAAGAGTACGCCCACGTGCTGCCTGCCGTCGTCCAGTCGTGGCGGCACATGTGGCAGGACGACACGCTTCCGTTCCTTTTCATGATGGAGCCGGTCGGCGGCGGCATGCTTGCCGAGCAGACCGTGCCCGATCCGCTGCCGGATCCGAACTACACTCCGCAGCAGTCCGCGCACATGCGGCAGGCGTTCATCCGCGCGCTACGGATCCCGAACACGCAGGTCATCACCAACGCCGACCTGGTCGCCGGGCTGCACCCGAGAGATCGCGAGGGCTACCTGCAGCGCATCGTCGACGCGGTCATGGGCTTCGTCTACGGCGCGCCGATCATCTTCGCAGGTCCGACGTATCAGGGCATGTCGATCGAATCCGGGAACCATGTGCGGATCCGTTTCCGCCCCGGCACCGCGACCGGGCTGCAGGCTCGCGGCGGGCCGCTTCAGGGCTTCTCGATCTCGGGAGACGGCGTGACGTTCACGTGGGCGACGAATGCGCAGATCGAAGGAGAGGAGGTCGTCGTGTGGAGCGATGACGTTCCGTCACCGACGATCGTGCGTTACGGCTACCACAAGGAATACGGGTTCGCGAATCTTGCGAACGGCGCCGGCATGGGCGCACCGACGTTCACGACCGACGCAGAACCGTACGAGTAG
- a CDS encoding NAD(P)/FAD-dependent oxidoreductase has translation MTSLRTDVVVVGAGLAGLAAARALRKAGCDVVVLEARDRVGGRIWNRMLEDGTVLSAGGTWLGAGQHRMFALCDELGLETYPHSHAGSKILRIGGRNHRYAGLPPGIGAFALVSLGVALKRLERMAMSLPLDRPWDAPKAHRLDSQTLGAWIDARRNVPSRAARELLATTMTLLFSVDPREVSLLGALVLARGGNGFDYYIESTKTETHLVDGGVPEVATRMGAALEGSLHVGCPVHRIRQDGGGVEVCSGNVRVTAARVIVAAPPPLAARIDFEPALPPAHSALLARMLPGTMIRVQTVYTEPFWRADGLSGEAASVGSLLPVTIDQTPRAGRPGVLSSYAFGPGAVRAAAMSADARRRSFLAALADCFGARAAEPVHYLETDWQAEPWSLGGMIGHFVPGALTSFGEALREPAGRVYWAGAERATEMHGLMEGAVRSGERTAAEVLAAG, from the coding sequence GTGACGAGTCTTCGCACGGATGTGGTCGTGGTCGGTGCAGGCCTGGCCGGCCTCGCGGCCGCGCGGGCACTTCGAAAAGCCGGATGCGACGTCGTCGTGCTCGAAGCGCGCGATCGAGTCGGCGGAAGGATCTGGAACCGCATGCTCGAAGACGGGACCGTGCTTTCGGCCGGCGGTACCTGGCTCGGTGCCGGGCAGCATCGCATGTTCGCGCTCTGCGACGAGCTCGGCCTCGAGACGTACCCGCACTCCCACGCCGGAAGCAAGATTCTTCGCATCGGCGGCAGGAACCATCGTTACGCGGGCCTGCCGCCGGGCATTGGCGCGTTCGCGCTCGTTTCGCTCGGCGTCGCGCTCAAGCGCCTCGAGCGCATGGCGATGAGCCTGCCGCTCGACCGTCCGTGGGATGCACCAAAGGCGCATCGCCTCGACTCGCAGACCCTCGGCGCGTGGATCGACGCGCGTCGCAACGTGCCGTCGCGCGCGGCGCGCGAGCTTCTGGCAACCACAATGACGCTTCTGTTCAGCGTCGATCCGCGCGAGGTTTCTCTGCTTGGCGCGCTGGTGCTCGCCCGCGGCGGCAACGGCTTCGACTACTACATCGAAAGCACGAAGACCGAGACGCACCTCGTCGACGGCGGCGTGCCCGAAGTGGCGACGCGCATGGGCGCAGCTCTCGAAGGCTCGCTGCACGTCGGCTGTCCGGTGCACCGCATCCGTCAGGACGGCGGCGGCGTCGAAGTCTGCTCCGGAAATGTCCGCGTGACGGCCGCACGCGTTATCGTGGCGGCACCGCCGCCGCTGGCCGCGCGTATCGATTTCGAGCCCGCGCTGCCGCCCGCGCATTCGGCGCTGCTTGCGCGCATGCTTCCCGGCACGATGATCCGCGTGCAGACGGTCTATACCGAACCGTTCTGGCGCGCCGACGGCCTCAGCGGCGAAGCGGCATCGGTCGGCTCGCTGCTTCCCGTCACGATCGACCAGACGCCGCGCGCGGGACGTCCCGGCGTGCTCAGCAGCTATGCGTTCGGACCGGGTGCGGTCCGTGCCGCCGCGATGAGCGCGGACGCACGCCGGCGCTCGTTCCTCGCCGCGCTCGCCGACTGCTTCGGTGCGCGTGCGGCCGAGCCGGTGCATTACCTCGAGACCGACTGGCAGGCCGAGCCGTGGTCGCTCGGAGGCATGATCGGCCATTTCGTTCCTGGTGCGCTGACCTCGTTCGGCGAGGCGCTGCGCGAGCCCGCCGGGCGCGTTTACTGGGCCGGAGCTGAGCGAGCGACCGAAATGCACGGGCTGATGGAGGGCGCGGTCCGGTCCGGCGAACGGACGGCCGCCGAGGTGCTCGCGGCCGGCTGA
- a CDS encoding GDSL-type esterase/lipase family protein: MFVLGTVELVLRAYFATLLGPSVFWFGTSVQRLQIGGSVESSPLLLSLYQRRLRGSDDEYHNVRQHTFVAGNYTKYFPNESRFTYDADTGEVYRATINARGFRGPEIVEAKPSGTIRVVTLGASSTFGYHDPDDGTYPATLERVLNQRCSAGTRYEVVNLGIPHLTSSEIASLFVAEGLPLTPDVVTFYEGINDSSEGVEGDQSAATKQRSVTSEIKHWAREHFLISFLYHEMVTDPAESFDAAHVEKVAAGRPEHFVENLARVRDECRKRGILLVVGKQQARSLLVPREKIKGVTYADEIARVREKLSREGHVSRMEMNFLIHERVLAAEERWARENGVPVADIVSALDHDRDLLVSWVHLNPRGNAIVADTYAREILGRTCPASGQGTS; this comes from the coding sequence GTGTTCGTGCTCGGCACGGTCGAGCTCGTGCTGCGCGCATACTTCGCAACGCTGCTGGGACCGAGCGTGTTCTGGTTCGGCACGAGCGTCCAGCGCCTTCAGATCGGCGGCTCCGTCGAGAGCTCTCCGCTACTGCTCAGCCTCTACCAGAGGCGCCTGCGCGGCAGCGACGACGAATACCACAACGTACGCCAGCACACCTTCGTCGCCGGCAACTACACCAAGTACTTTCCGAACGAATCGCGATTCACGTACGACGCGGACACCGGCGAGGTCTATCGCGCGACGATCAACGCGCGCGGATTCCGCGGCCCGGAAATCGTCGAGGCCAAGCCGTCGGGCACCATCCGCGTCGTGACCCTCGGCGCGTCGTCGACGTTCGGCTACCACGATCCCGACGACGGCACGTACCCGGCCACGCTCGAGCGCGTTCTGAACCAGCGCTGCTCCGCCGGCACTCGCTACGAAGTGGTCAACCTCGGCATCCCGCACCTGACTTCGAGCGAGATCGCTTCGCTGTTCGTTGCCGAAGGTCTGCCGCTCACGCCGGACGTCGTCACGTTCTACGAAGGCATCAACGACAGCTCCGAGGGCGTCGAGGGCGACCAGTCCGCCGCGACCAAACAGCGCAGCGTGACGAGCGAGATCAAGCACTGGGCGCGCGAGCATTTCCTGATCTCGTTCCTGTACCACGAGATGGTCACGGACCCCGCCGAGAGCTTCGATGCCGCACACGTCGAGAAGGTCGCAGCCGGCCGTCCCGAGCATTTCGTGGAGAATCTGGCGCGGGTTCGCGACGAGTGCCGGAAGCGCGGCATCCTGCTCGTGGTCGGCAAACAGCAGGCGCGGTCCCTGCTGGTTCCGCGCGAGAAGATCAAGGGCGTGACGTACGCGGACGAGATTGCGCGCGTACGCGAGAAGCTTTCACGCGAAGGTCACGTGAGCCGGATGGAGATGAACTTCCTGATCCACGAGCGCGTGCTTGCAGCCGAGGAACGCTGGGCGCGCGAGAACGGAGTTCCTGTGGCCGATATCGTCTCCGCGCTGGATCACGATCGCGACCTGCTCGTCAGCTGGGTGCACCTCAATCCGCGCGGCAACGCGATCGTTGCCGACACGTACGCACGCGAGATTCTCGGACGAACGTGTCCGGCTTCCGGTCAGGGCACGTCGTAG
- a CDS encoding porin, whose product MKPPGTIYRARASLAAIAVACACGLMPASALAASPTKETTNAALLERIDALEEEIKQLKKDTRVLEVSDENRTKAKPVAGYQDGFFVGTADGKYKLKVGGYVHADSRWATDHADNPTVDSFTIRRARLDIRGTLAERFEFRLMPDFAGSSLVLQDAYLDTRFAPWAVLRTGKFKTPFGLERLQSATNLLFIERSLVDNLVPNRDLGVQVYGDVQQGLLGYQVAVLNGVVDGGSTDADVNDAVDVAARVFSHPFINTSIVPLRGLGIGVAATYGEEQGSASSPQLPQFRTSSRNTYFRYSADNPSTPGGTTIADGTHWRVSPQAYYYFGPFGSMFEYAYSSQDVKKDPVEGTVDNSAWQVRASYLVTGEAANYKQIVPNNNFGFGTGGWGAWELALRYASLDVDNDVFDKGFADKTRSVTAMDSLTAAVNWYLNKNVMWALNFEHSTFAGGDKDGGDRHDEDVFLTRVQFVF is encoded by the coding sequence ATGAAGCCGCCAGGAACCATCTACCGAGCTCGAGCGTCGCTTGCCGCCATCGCAGTCGCCTGCGCGTGTGGCCTGATGCCCGCGAGCGCGCTGGCGGCATCGCCGACCAAGGAGACAACCAACGCTGCGCTTCTCGAGCGCATCGATGCGCTCGAAGAGGAGATCAAGCAGCTCAAGAAGGATACGCGCGTGCTCGAGGTCTCCGACGAGAACCGCACGAAGGCGAAGCCGGTCGCCGGCTACCAGGACGGATTCTTCGTCGGTACGGCCGACGGCAAGTACAAGCTGAAGGTCGGCGGCTACGTGCACGCCGACAGCCGCTGGGCCACGGACCACGCGGACAACCCGACCGTCGATTCGTTCACGATCCGCCGCGCGCGGCTCGACATTCGAGGCACGCTCGCCGAGCGGTTCGAGTTCCGCCTGATGCCCGACTTTGCCGGCAGCTCGCTCGTGCTCCAGGATGCGTATCTCGATACCAGGTTCGCGCCGTGGGCCGTGCTGCGCACCGGCAAGTTCAAGACGCCGTTCGGCCTCGAGCGACTGCAGTCCGCGACCAATCTTCTGTTCATCGAACGCTCGCTCGTCGACAACCTGGTGCCGAACCGCGATCTCGGCGTTCAGGTCTACGGAGACGTCCAGCAGGGACTGCTCGGCTACCAGGTCGCGGTGCTGAACGGTGTCGTCGACGGCGGAAGCACCGACGCCGACGTGAACGACGCCGTCGACGTTGCAGCGCGGGTGTTCTCGCATCCGTTCATCAACACGTCGATCGTGCCGCTGCGCGGGCTCGGGATCGGTGTTGCGGCAACCTACGGTGAGGAACAGGGTTCGGCTTCTTCGCCGCAGCTTCCGCAGTTCCGTACGTCGTCGCGTAACACGTACTTCCGCTACTCGGCCGACAACCCGTCGACTCCAGGCGGAACGACCATCGCCGACGGCACGCACTGGCGCGTCTCGCCGCAGGCGTACTACTACTTCGGGCCGTTCGGCTCGATGTTCGAGTACGCGTACTCCTCACAGGACGTCAAGAAGGATCCCGTCGAGGGAACGGTCGATAACAGCGCATGGCAGGTGCGCGCGTCGTACCTCGTGACCGGCGAAGCTGCCAACTACAAGCAGATCGTGCCGAACAACAACTTCGGGTTCGGAACAGGCGGCTGGGGCGCGTGGGAGCTGGCGCTTCGCTACGCGAGCCTGGACGTCGACAACGATGTCTTCGACAAAGGCTTTGCCGACAAGACCAGATCCGTCACCGCGATGGATTCGCTCACGGCGGCCGTCAACTGGTATCTCAACAAGAACGTGATGTGGGCGCTCAACTTCGAGCACTCGACGTTCGCAGGCGGCGACAAGGACGGCGGGGATCGCCATGACGAGGATGTCTTCCTGACGAGGGTGCAGTTCGTATTCTGA
- a CDS encoding sigma-54 dependent transcriptional regulator, with protein sequence MDEFRALLLEVWREACRHTDIATSTATIADLVSTRLPIDHIGVLAIDWNRARVQQRAGGLGDGGRPAALDRNLSDAEKALLLSWARSSRVLHRSAAAASASSASDTHIHELLLPSHSDASWMIGALRSDDGPTGVVVLRAKPDADFDVTHERMLEALLEPLSAALENDRRLHELAALREAAEADKRSALARLGRDDLRDTIIGADAGLRQVMERVNLVARLDVPVLLLGETGTGKEVIARTIHEASSRSRGPFIRVNCGAIPPELIDSELFGHEKGAFTGATSSRRGWFERADNGTLLLDEVGELPLPAQVRLLRVLQEGSFERVGGERSVNVDVRIVASTHRDLPAMIQNGEFRQDLWYRIAGFPIVLPPLRERREDTPALAAHFAARAARHFGLRPTRLAAEDVELLTEYDWPGNVRELISVIDRAAILGEGERLELAAALGSPDPRLHRRGTSAPAAPDASRGSAALDEAMRKHIESMLRSCRGRIEGHGGTAERLGINPHTLRARMRKLGIDWRKFRGAASGD encoded by the coding sequence ATGGACGAGTTCCGAGCCCTTTTGCTGGAAGTGTGGCGCGAAGCCTGTCGCCACACCGACATCGCAACGTCGACCGCGACGATCGCGGACCTCGTCTCGACGCGTCTTCCGATCGACCACATCGGCGTGCTCGCGATCGACTGGAACCGGGCCCGCGTTCAGCAGCGCGCCGGCGGGCTGGGCGACGGCGGTCGCCCGGCGGCGCTCGACCGAAATCTCAGCGACGCCGAGAAAGCACTGCTGCTCAGCTGGGCGCGCAGCTCGCGCGTGCTGCACCGAAGTGCCGCTGCGGCCTCCGCATCCTCCGCCTCCGATACGCATATCCACGAGCTGCTGCTGCCGTCGCATTCGGATGCGAGCTGGATGATCGGCGCGCTTCGCAGCGACGATGGTCCGACCGGCGTCGTCGTGCTGCGCGCAAAGCCCGACGCCGATTTCGATGTGACGCACGAGCGGATGCTCGAAGCCCTGCTCGAACCGCTCTCGGCTGCGCTCGAGAATGACCGCCGTCTTCACGAGCTGGCCGCACTTCGCGAGGCAGCCGAGGCCGACAAGCGCTCGGCTCTCGCACGCCTCGGACGCGACGACCTGCGCGACACGATCATCGGAGCCGATGCCGGCCTGCGGCAGGTGATGGAGCGGGTGAACCTCGTTGCGCGCCTCGACGTTCCGGTGCTGCTGCTCGGCGAGACCGGAACCGGAAAGGAAGTCATTGCGCGCACGATCCACGAAGCGTCGTCGCGAAGCCGCGGACCTTTCATCCGCGTGAACTGCGGCGCCATCCCGCCGGAGCTCATCGATTCCGAGCTGTTCGGCCACGAAAAAGGCGCATTTACCGGCGCCACGTCGTCGCGTCGCGGATGGTTCGAGCGCGCCGACAACGGCACGCTGCTGCTCGACGAAGTCGGCGAGCTGCCGCTGCCCGCGCAGGTCCGGCTCCTGCGTGTGCTTCAGGAAGGAAGCTTCGAGCGCGTCGGCGGCGAGCGCAGCGTGAACGTCGACGTGCGCATCGTGGCATCCACGCATCGCGATCTGCCGGCGATGATCCAGAACGGCGAGTTCCGCCAGGACCTGTGGTATCGGATCGCGGGGTTTCCGATCGTGCTACCGCCGCTGCGCGAGCGCCGCGAGGATACTCCGGCGCTGGCCGCGCATTTTGCCGCGCGTGCCGCCCGGCATTTCGGCCTGCGTCCGACGCGTCTTGCTGCCGAAGACGTCGAGTTGCTGACGGAGTACGACTGGCCGGGCAATGTGCGCGAGCTCATCTCGGTGATCGACCGCGCGGCGATCCTCGGCGAAGGCGAGCGCCTCGAGCTGGCGGCCGCACTCGGCAGTCCCGATCCGAGACTTCACCGGCGCGGTACGTCGGCGCCGGCAGCACCGGACGCATCACGCGGATCGGCGGCTCTCGATGAAGCGATGCGCAAGCATATCGAGTCGATGCTGCGCTCGTGCCGCGGGCGCATCGAAGGGCACGGCGGAACCGCCGAGCGGCTCGGCATCAATCCGCATACGTTGCGCGCGCGCATGCGAAAGCTCGGCATCGACTGGCGAAAGTTCCGCGGCGCAGCTTCGGGAGACTGA